A single window of Haliotis asinina isolate JCU_RB_2024 chromosome 5, JCU_Hal_asi_v2, whole genome shotgun sequence DNA harbors:
- the LOC137283257 gene encoding uncharacterized metal-dependent hydrolase HI_0454-like yields MGEATVQGASALGPVQEGEAQVLALVEHLVDSHFHLDRTRKSTFGAAPLGTTPDLIQAVPEVDHRMAQLPVWGVYCDPPTYPSQVGADPWYRIAVGLHPNEVEALTDGIFRQLLRLWGNASCIVGEIGLDHSILAKEWKRQEQALKELLPHVPARRLVILHVRGPNGDEEAGATYARVRGFNTDQVAGLRAVPLDRLLVETDSPYMYPEGYGRNSPALLCLEGDLVAEARGMSTEDFLRAATENAIRLFWW; encoded by the exons ATGGGGGAGGCTACCGTTCAAGGGGCATCGGCATTGGGGCCGGTGCAGGAGGGCGAGGCCCAGGTGTTGGCTCTGGTGGAACACCTGGTGGACTCACACTTCCACCTAGACAGGACCAGGAAAAGTACCTTCGGCGCAGCACCCCTGGGGACTACCCCGGACCTAATACAAGCTGTTCCCGAAGTTGATCACCGGATGGCACAACTTCCAGTCTGGGGAGTCTATTGCGATCCTCCCACTTACCCAAGCCAGGTCGGTGCAGATCCCTGGTACAGGATCGCTGTGGGGCTGCACCCCAATGAGGTGGAGGCCCTCACCGATGGCATCTTCCGGCAGCTGCTGAGGCTGTGGGGGAACGCATCCTGCATCGTGGGGGAGATCGGACTAGACCACTCCATCCTAGCTAAGGAGTGGAAGAGACAGGAGCAGGCACTGAAGGAGTTGCTACCCCACGTACCGGCAAGGAGGCTGGTAATTCTGCATGTAAGGGGCCCCAACGGAGATGAGGAGGCAGGAGCAACATATGCCAGG GTGCGGGGATTCAACACTGACCAAGTGGCAGGACTGAGAGCCGTTCCCCTGGACCGCCTGTTGGTGGAAACAGACTCCCCGTATATGTATCCCGAGGGATACGGGAGGAATTCCCCAGCGCTGCTGTGCTTGGAGGGGGACTTGGTCGCCGAGGCGAGGGGAATGAGCACGGAGGACTTCCTGAGGGCAGCGACTGAGAATGCCATCCGGCTGTTCTGGTGGTAA